One window of Catonella massiliensis genomic DNA carries:
- a CDS encoding GNAT family N-acetyltransferase, translating into MHVFEENKEVSMDFLENDQKIWLEDESGKVTAYVEFPEINGVGNVMHTVVDPSLRGQGIGGKLLSALVKKMEKEGKKLELTCTYAIDWFNKNRGHENVLVDAEKEYAKAAKKG; encoded by the coding sequence GTGCATGTTTTTGAAGAAAATAAGGAGGTTAGTATGGATTTTTTGGAAAACGATCAGAAAATATGGCTTGAAGACGAGTCGGGAAAGGTAACTGCCTATGTGGAGTTTCCTGAAATCAATGGTGTCGGCAACGTAATGCACACCGTTGTAGACCCTTCACTTAGGGGACAGGGAATTGGCGGCAAGCTACTTTCGGCCCTTGTAAAGAAGATGGAGAAAGAGGGAAAGAAGCTTGAGCTTACCTGCACGTATGCCATTGACTGGTTTAATAAAAACAGAGGACACGAAAATGTGCTTGTCGATGCAGAAAAGGAGTATGCAAAGGCGGCTAAAAAGGGGTAA
- a CDS encoding GGDEF domain-containing protein, whose translation MRYFSMSLRKHQALILLITAMVTGLLLLYFIFGVVGKVPPSDYRELTDLVIDVEHSDGTMDTYNSHLFSYSSKDDLITMHIPLDKAWKSEYSSINFLFYNSIIKAYYKDKLLITYGENIDRHMIGKQKVTIPVPDKAYGSEIRVVIKPLTGILEDTFRSPVLMSFKTDQFYPIIGQEAFYAIFSVILVFSFIGMIIFAFLYRTVDFAREGTWLMGLIFSITLWYVGNSGMLYMLTSSENISAVGEYIGMYLLFSTAPLFSSFETERPFVRKYLKISGWLLFAVFWICLALYILPSGFNYVWQLRWMQALQIVMVFSALISLLFPGKKRKTGSDQVMGFGLIGVAFFGILEQIRIIVAAQITENWPPLLQWFAKAHFSTVLILLLVITLFTSYVIKVKDILQKSLREKHLEILAYTDNLTGLGNRQFLQRKLNILDLTREKDYAVIFIDINKLKYANDTFGHEAGDQLIQMVATAIKEAMEGNSDGFAGRNGGDEFICVAIPSSRVSSITKNIRYNLERQRNQQRPPFPVGVSIGVATYREFLAGTSDSARGVVYSSQVIKLADERMYEDKMAQRKGPGDMR comes from the coding sequence ATGAGATATTTTAGTATGAGTTTAAGGAAACACCAAGCTCTTATACTTTTGATAACAGCCATGGTAACGGGACTGTTATTACTGTATTTTATCTTTGGAGTCGTAGGAAAGGTCCCCCCTTCTGACTATAGGGAGCTGACGGATCTTGTAATAGACGTTGAACATAGCGATGGCACCATGGATACCTATAACAGCCACTTGTTCAGCTACTCTTCAAAAGATGATTTAATCACTATGCATATTCCGCTCGATAAGGCTTGGAAGAGCGAATACAGCTCGATTAATTTCTTATTTTACAACAGTATAATTAAAGCCTACTATAAAGATAAGCTTTTGATAACCTATGGCGAGAATATCGACAGACATATGATAGGTAAGCAAAAGGTTACCATCCCGGTTCCTGACAAGGCTTATGGCAGTGAGATTAGAGTCGTAATCAAGCCTCTTACAGGTATACTTGAGGATACTTTCAGATCACCTGTCCTTATGTCATTTAAGACAGACCAGTTCTATCCTATCATAGGGCAGGAAGCGTTTTATGCGATATTTAGCGTGATACTTGTCTTCTCCTTCATAGGAATGATAATTTTTGCCTTTCTCTACCGTACTGTGGACTTTGCAAGAGAAGGTACATGGCTTATGGGACTTATCTTCTCCATCACCCTTTGGTATGTGGGCAACTCAGGTATGCTTTACATGCTTACCTCCAGTGAGAATATAAGTGCTGTAGGCGAATATATAGGAATGTATTTGCTCTTTTCCACGGCTCCTCTTTTTTCAAGCTTTGAGACTGAGCGTCCTTTTGTTAGGAAGTACCTTAAGATATCTGGCTGGTTACTATTTGCAGTATTTTGGATCTGCCTTGCTCTTTACATCCTGCCTTCAGGGTTTAACTATGTATGGCAGCTAAGATGGATGCAGGCACTCCAGATAGTGATGGTATTTTCAGCTCTTATCAGCCTCCTCTTCCCTGGCAAGAAGCGAAAGACCGGTTCTGACCAGGTTATGGGCTTTGGCCTGATTGGAGTTGCATTCTTTGGGATATTGGAGCAGATACGTATCATCGTTGCGGCGCAGATAACTGAGAACTGGCCACCTCTTTTACAGTGGTTTGCCAAGGCTCATTTCTCCACTGTGCTCATTCTTCTCCTTGTCATTACCTTGTTTACATCTTATGTCATCAAGGTTAAGGACATCCTGCAGAAGAGCCTTAGGGAAAAGCATCTTGAGATACTGGCTTATACCGACAACCTTACAGGGCTTGGCAACAGGCAGTTCTTACAGAGAAAGCTTAATATCCTTGATTTGACAAGAGAAAAGGACTATGCGGTTATCTTCATAGATATAAACAAGCTTAAGTATGCAAACGATACCTTCGGACACGAAGCAGGAGACCAGCTCATTCAGATGGTTGCTACTGCTATCAAGGAGGCTATGGAAGGTAATTCGGATGGCTTTGCAGGAAGAAACGGTGGCGATGAGTTTATCTGTGTTGCCATACCTTCTTCGAGAGTAAGCTCCATTACCAAAAATATAAGATACAACCTAGAGAGACAGAGAAATCAACAGCGTCCACCTTTCCCTGTTGGAGTATCTATCGGTGTTGCAACCTATAGAGAATTCCTTGCGGGAACATCTGATTCAGCCCGTGGTGTAGTTTACTCAAGTCAGGTCATTAAGCTTGCCGATGAGAGGATGTACGAGGATAAGATGGCACAAAGGAAGGGTCCTGGGGATATGAGATAA
- a CDS encoding HAD family hydrolase has protein sequence MDIRLVKKEGKMKKIKIAFFDIDGTILRFGKPDMTEKVKEALNMLQKNGVLICLATGRPLVAIPKFEGVNFDLTIAFNGSVCMAEDKVITNLVIPYEEVMTIINNATRMGRAVAVATKNRIVTNGADEALREYFEVANLKATPSPEFDDAVKEEVYQMMMGCKRSEWDEVLEGTSKAKIAAWWDCAVDIIPDGSGKGNAIKKVVEYFGFSLDETIAFGDGGNDADMLQAAGIGVAMGNASDSVKAVADEVCGSVDEDGIYYYLKEKGLI, from the coding sequence GTGGATATACGTTTGGTAAAGAAGGAAGGGAAAATGAAGAAGATTAAGATAGCATTTTTTGACATTGACGGTACGATTCTTAGGTTTGGTAAGCCTGATATGACAGAGAAGGTAAAGGAAGCGCTCAATATGCTTCAAAAAAACGGGGTACTTATCTGCCTTGCAACCGGAAGGCCGCTTGTTGCTATTCCAAAGTTCGAGGGGGTAAACTTTGACCTGACCATAGCCTTTAACGGCTCCGTATGTATGGCGGAGGACAAGGTCATCACCAATCTTGTAATCCCATATGAGGAGGTAATGACTATCATAAATAATGCCACAAGGATGGGCAGGGCAGTTGCTGTTGCTACCAAGAACAGGATAGTCACAAACGGTGCTGACGAGGCCCTTAGGGAGTACTTTGAGGTGGCAAACCTTAAGGCAACCCCTTCTCCTGAGTTTGATGATGCAGTAAAAGAAGAAGTCTATCAGATGATGATGGGCTGTAAGAGAAGTGAGTGGGATGAGGTGCTTGAGGGTACAAGCAAAGCCAAGATAGCAGCCTGGTGGGACTGCGCTGTGGATATCATACCTGACGGAAGCGGCAAAGGAAATGCGATAAAAAAGGTGGTTGAGTATTTTGGCTTTTCTCTTGATGAGACTATTGCCTTTGGAGATGGCGGCAATGATGCGGATATGTTGCAGGCTGCAGGTATTGGAGTGGCTATGGGCAATGCCTCTGACAGCGTAAAGGCAGTGGCGGATGAAGTGTGCGGCAGCGTAGATGAGGATGGTATCTACTACTATCTTAAAGAAAAGGGACTTATATAA
- a CDS encoding radical SAM protein, producing MEYEGRICRGPMEAKAFMLPVTVGCPYNRCKFCDLFTDLRYRKISMEDIENELKRVSAHGGNPELIYLGDGSAFQLKAEELIEIISLVKHYFLGATTFNSDATITSIKSKSDEELKTLHSLGYNKLYIGIENALPDVLNYMDKDHSVDEAYSEIKRLKDAGFSYAAHFMTGIAGSGRWEESAIAMAEFLTETKPENVVNFSMFLSADKLSEEIRNGNFKPATELENLKEERKLVELLDVDPNHPIKWDSFHDWIHVRTRGSLPKDKDKILAVLDKAIAKFERLPDLYSRKMGKPENDEGYGFLGQESPSLKDVYIAPGAV from the coding sequence ATGGAATACGAAGGAAGAATATGCCGTGGTCCTATGGAAGCTAAGGCATTTATGTTGCCTGTAACCGTGGGTTGTCCTTATAACAGATGCAAATTCTGTGATTTATTTACAGACCTAAGATATCGCAAAATAAGCATGGAAGACATTGAGAATGAGTTAAAAAGAGTGAGTGCACACGGCGGAAACCCAGAACTAATCTATCTGGGGGATGGAAGCGCCTTCCAGCTAAAAGCCGAGGAGCTGATTGAGATAATAAGCCTGGTTAAGCACTATTTCCTGGGGGCAACTACCTTTAACTCTGATGCGACCATAACCAGTATAAAAAGTAAGTCTGATGAAGAACTTAAGACCCTCCATAGCTTAGGCTACAACAAGCTCTATATAGGCATTGAAAATGCCCTGCCTGATGTGCTTAATTATATGGACAAGGACCACAGCGTGGACGAGGCTTATAGCGAGATAAAAAGACTTAAGGATGCAGGCTTTAGCTATGCAGCCCACTTTATGACAGGAATAGCCGGCAGTGGCAGATGGGAAGAGTCCGCTATAGCTATGGCAGAGTTTCTTACTGAAACAAAGCCTGAGAATGTGGTCAATTTTTCCATGTTCCTATCTGCAGATAAGCTCTCAGAGGAGATTAGAAACGGTAATTTTAAACCTGCCACTGAGCTTGAGAACCTAAAAGAAGAGCGTAAGCTGGTAGAGCTTTTAGATGTGGATCCTAATCACCCTATCAAGTGGGACAGCTTCCACGATTGGATTCACGTACGCACCAGAGGAAGCCTGCCAAAGGATAAGGATAAGATACTGGCGGTGCTTGATAAGGCTATAGCTAAGTTTGAGAGGCTCCCTGATTTGTATTCCAGAAAAATGGGAAAGCCTGAAAATGATGAGGGCTATGGATTTTTAGGGCAGGAGAGCCCTTCACTTAAGGACGTATATATTGCACCTGGAGCGGTATAA
- the infC gene encoding translation initiation factor IF-3, with translation MINEQIRDKEIRLIGENGEQLGIMSSKDAMKMAIEAELDLVKIAPTAKPPVCKIIDYRKYRYEQAKREKEAKKKQKVTEVKEIRLSPNIDDNDLNTKANQARKFLEKGDKVKVTLRFRGREMAHISSNKQILDVFLEKLGDVASVEKQAKLEGRSMSMVVTGKK, from the coding sequence ATGATCAATGAGCAGATCAGGGATAAAGAAATCCGTCTGATTGGAGAAAATGGTGAACAGTTAGGAATTATGTCATCAAAGGATGCAATGAAAATGGCTATTGAAGCAGAGCTTGATTTAGTTAAAATTGCACCTACTGCAAAGCCGCCGGTTTGTAAGATTATCGATTACAGAAAGTATCGTTATGAGCAGGCGAAGAGAGAGAAAGAAGCGAAGAAAAAGCAGAAAGTTACTGAAGTAAAGGAAATTCGTCTTTCACCAAATATTGATGACAACGACCTTAATACTAAGGCTAACCAGGCTAGAAAGTTCCTTGAAAAGGGAGATAAGGTTAAAGTAACCCTCCGCTTCAGAGGAAGAGAAATGGCTCATATTTCTTCTAACAAGCAGATTTTAGATGTATTCCTAGAGAAGCTTGGAGACGTAGCATCAGTAGAAAAACAGGCTAAGCTTGAGGGCAGAAGCATGTCCATGGTTGTAACGGGCAAGAAGTAA
- the rpmI gene encoding 50S ribosomal protein L35, translating to MPKMKTKSAAKKRFKVTGTGKLMKMKAYKSHILTKKTTKRKRNLRKATEIDKSNLAPMKRILPYS from the coding sequence ATGCCAAAAATGAAGACAAAGAGCGCGGCTAAGAAGCGCTTTAAGGTAACAGGAACAGGTAAGTTAATGAAGATGAAAGCTTACAAGAGCCATATCCTTACCAAGAAGACTACAAAGAGAAAGAGAAATCTTCGTAAAGCAACTGAAATTGATAAGTCAAATTTAGCTCCAATGAAGAGAATACTTCCATATAGCTAA
- the rplT gene encoding 50S ribosomal protein L20, which yields MARIKGGLGAKKRHNRVLKLAKGYRGARSKQYRIAKQSVMRALASAYAGRRKRKGDFRKLWIVRINAAARLNGLSYSKFMHGLKLANIDINRKMLAELAVNDAAGFTALADAAKAKLA from the coding sequence ATGGCAAGAATTAAAGGTGGCTTAGGTGCCAAGAAGAGACATAATAGAGTATTAAAGCTCGCTAAGGGTTATAGAGGAGCTAGAAGTAAACAGTATAGAATAGCAAAGCAGTCAGTTATGCGTGCTCTTGCATCTGCTTATGCAGGCAGAAGAAAGAGAAAGGGCGACTTTAGAAAGCTCTGGATTGTAAGAATCAACGCAGCAGCAAGACTTAACGGACTTTCATACAGCAAGTTCATGCATGGTCTTAAGCTTGCTAACATCGACATCAACCGTAAGATGCTCGCTGAGCTCGCTGTAAATGATGCAGCAGGCTTTACAGCTCTTGCAGATGCAGCAAAGGCTAAGCTTGCTTAA
- a CDS encoding methyl-accepting chemotaxis protein, which produces MKKKKGFRSIKSLIVLGSFVIVTIICAIMLIVSSILSRDAFRVQVESDMQTLAQETSEKLVKDIEHTEAIVKELAANPMLTSKEYSWKEIAAFYEKRAKETGFNLFFTVKPNGKGINLTQGAEKFDVADTEYFKQSIKEKTYTSSIIDDVVTGGKIIVVSTPYYDLKTNKLLGVFAGIMSTDFISKLCSDFKWGESGNIAVYDRNANIVGHTKPEIVESRLNLVEKAKTDPDYVSVAEFFKGQVDSNTNGIGTYKWFGKNRIGAINIIEGRDFVTLVAVNEDEVFTNMNNLQVKLIFVIALLVVFGMIIMYFAFAIPIARAFNSFKTDLLHISNYDLTKEPTKDYSGRRDEVGDIYRAEMTLKENIVQIITGISAHAQNTAATAEELSATAQSTSATADEVANAVNNIASGAASQAEDTQNATKNVEHSNELLSHMMTVLDELNESTELINDKKEEGSKSLKELSAATTKVTTSSEEIAAIIAQTDESADKISSASDMIQSISDQTNLLALNAAIEAARAGEAGKGFAVVAEEIRKLAEQSAGFTGEIKETINGLQEQTKKAVETMDFTREAVSEQEKKLKETGDKFGEISEAVEKSKGIVGEISDEAKNIFKDNETITQVVENLSAIAEENAATTEEVSASVDTQVQSIQDISDASENLAEIATELQSEVSKFII; this is translated from the coding sequence ATGAAAAAGAAGAAGGGATTTAGAAGCATAAAAAGCCTTATTGTATTAGGCAGCTTCGTCATTGTAACTATTATTTGCGCTATCATGCTAATTGTAAGCTCGATACTCTCAAGAGATGCATTTAGAGTACAGGTAGAGTCTGACATGCAGACACTGGCGCAGGAGACTTCTGAAAAGCTTGTTAAGGATATTGAGCACACGGAAGCAATCGTAAAAGAGTTAGCAGCCAATCCTATGCTTACAAGTAAAGAGTATTCCTGGAAAGAGATTGCAGCCTTCTACGAGAAGAGGGCAAAAGAGACAGGATTTAACCTCTTTTTCACAGTTAAGCCTAATGGTAAGGGTATCAACCTTACACAGGGTGCAGAAAAATTTGACGTAGCTGATACAGAGTATTTTAAGCAGTCAATCAAGGAAAAGACATATACAAGCTCCATTATCGATGACGTTGTTACAGGCGGTAAGATTATAGTTGTATCAACTCCTTACTATGACTTAAAGACCAATAAGCTCTTAGGCGTATTTGCAGGTATTATGAGTACAGACTTTATATCCAAGCTTTGCTCTGACTTTAAGTGGGGCGAATCAGGTAATATAGCAGTGTATGACAGAAATGCCAACATAGTAGGCCACACAAAGCCTGAGATAGTAGAGAGCAGATTAAACCTTGTAGAGAAAGCTAAGACAGATCCTGACTATGTATCTGTAGCTGAGTTCTTCAAGGGTCAGGTAGACAGCAATACAAACGGTATAGGTACCTATAAGTGGTTTGGTAAGAACAGAATCGGTGCCATTAACATAATTGAGGGCAGAGACTTTGTTACACTTGTTGCCGTAAATGAGGATGAAGTATTTACCAATATGAACAACCTACAGGTTAAGCTTATATTTGTAATAGCCTTACTTGTTGTATTTGGTATGATTATTATGTACTTTGCTTTCGCTATTCCGATTGCAAGGGCATTTAACAGCTTTAAGACAGACCTTTTACATATATCAAACTATGACTTAACCAAAGAACCTACAAAGGACTACTCAGGAAGACGTGATGAAGTGGGTGACATCTACAGAGCTGAGATGACTCTGAAGGAGAATATAGTTCAGATAATTACGGGCATTTCTGCTCACGCACAAAATACTGCGGCTACTGCTGAGGAGCTCTCAGCTACAGCCCAGTCTACATCTGCTACAGCAGATGAGGTTGCAAATGCAGTAAACAACATTGCAAGCGGTGCTGCCAGCCAGGCTGAGGATACCCAGAATGCAACAAAGAATGTAGAGCACTCAAATGAGCTTCTTAGCCATATGATGACAGTGCTTGATGAGTTAAATGAATCCACAGAGCTCATCAATGACAAGAAGGAAGAGGGAAGTAAGAGCCTTAAGGAATTGTCGGCTGCAACCACTAAGGTCACAACTTCTTCAGAGGAAATTGCAGCAATCATAGCTCAGACAGATGAAAGTGCAGACAAGATATCAAGCGCAAGCGATATGATTCAGTCTATCTCTGACCAGACTAACTTACTTGCATTAAATGCAGCCATAGAGGCAGCAAGGGCAGGTGAGGCAGGAAAGGGCTTTGCGGTAGTTGCTGAGGAAATCAGAAAGCTTGCAGAGCAGTCGGCAGGATTTACAGGCGAGATCAAAGAGACAATCAATGGACTTCAGGAGCAGACCAAGAAGGCTGTTGAGACTATGGACTTCACTAGAGAAGCCGTTTCTGAGCAGGAGAAGAAGCTAAAGGAGACCGGCGATAAGTTCGGCGAGATATCTGAGGCTGTAGAAAAGAGCAAGGGTATAGTTGGAGAAATCTCTGATGAAGCTAAGAACATATTTAAGGACAATGAGACCATCACTCAGGTTGTGGAGAACCTATCAGCTATAGCCGAGGAGAATGCTGCAACGACAGAGGAGGTATCGGCTTCTGTAGATACACAGGTTCAGTCCATACAGGATATATCTGATGCAAGTGAGAACCTTGCTGAGATTGCAACTGAATTACAGAGTGAAGTATCTAAGTTCATCATCTAA
- a CDS encoding MATE family efflux transporter — MSIGLKMSKDQKKFYRALFALVIPITIQNFISNAVNSADVFMLGYVGQEELAAVSLANQFQFLLWGFFFGINSGVTMLGSQYWGKKDTDSIQAVMGIAIKISIVITLILSFGAVVLPRELMRIYTNDEKLIEIGASYLSIVGISYVLMSFSQVYMSTVRSMERVKISTIISSTALILNVTLNAVFIFGFLGLPRLGVVGVSLATLISRVVETALCVIDAGKARVFKINLRLMFGHHALLFKDFVKYATPALCNDLLWTVAFSTYAIIMGHMNADMVAANAVASTVRELCAIVCFAIAGGASVLLGIKIGEGRMEEAKKYATYSCKTTFIIGIITGLIILAIRPIVFMGFNLSEQAHDYLSIMLFISSYYVLGQAMNTLLIAGIFRAGGDSRFGLICDTITMWAVSVPLGFFSAFVLKLPPMVVYFILCLDEFWKIPVVYKHYKSLKWLKNITRDLE; from the coding sequence ATGAGCATAGGATTAAAGATGTCAAAGGATCAAAAGAAGTTTTATAGGGCGCTTTTTGCTTTGGTTATCCCTATTACTATTCAGAATTTCATTTCCAATGCAGTAAACTCTGCTGACGTATTCATGCTTGGCTATGTAGGTCAGGAGGAGCTTGCAGCCGTCTCCCTAGCCAATCAGTTCCAGTTTCTGCTCTGGGGCTTCTTTTTTGGCATAAACTCAGGAGTAACCATGCTTGGAAGCCAGTACTGGGGAAAGAAGGATACGGATTCGATACAGGCGGTTATGGGAATCGCCATTAAGATATCTATAGTTATTACTCTCATTCTTTCCTTTGGTGCAGTGGTTTTGCCGAGAGAGCTGATGAGGATATATACCAATGATGAAAAGCTTATAGAAATAGGTGCATCTTATCTTAGTATAGTAGGCATATCATATGTTCTTATGAGCTTCTCACAGGTCTATATGTCTACAGTTAGGAGTATGGAAAGGGTAAAGATAAGTACCATTATAAGCTCCACAGCACTTATATTAAATGTGACCCTCAATGCGGTATTTATATTTGGCTTCCTTGGACTTCCAAGACTTGGAGTGGTAGGAGTCTCCCTTGCTACCCTTATCTCCAGAGTGGTTGAGACTGCGCTCTGTGTGATAGATGCAGGGAAGGCGAGGGTGTTTAAGATAAACCTGAGGCTGATGTTTGGGCATCACGCACTGCTATTTAAGGACTTTGTAAAATATGCCACACCTGCCCTTTGTAATGACCTCCTTTGGACAGTTGCCTTTTCTACCTATGCAATCATTATGGGACACATGAATGCTGATATGGTTGCCGCCAATGCGGTCGCAAGCACAGTGCGTGAACTCTGTGCCATAGTATGTTTTGCAATTGCAGGAGGTGCCTCAGTCCTGCTGGGAATCAAAATCGGTGAAGGCAGGATGGAAGAGGCGAAAAAATATGCCACCTACTCATGTAAAACAACTTTTATAATTGGTATAATTACGGGGTTAATTATTTTGGCAATTCGTCCGATAGTATTCATGGGATTTAATCTGAGTGAACAGGCACACGATTATCTTAGCATCATGCTTTTCATAAGCTCGTACTATGTGCTTGGTCAGGCGATGAATACTCTCCTTATAGCCGGAATATTCAGGGCAGGCGGAGATTCGCGCTTTGGACTTATCTGCGACACTATAACTATGTGGGCAGTATCGGTTCCGCTCGGCTTTTTTAGTGCGTTTGTACTAAAATTACCGCCAATGGTGGTTTACTTCATCCTTTGCCTCGATGAATTTTGGAAGATTCCTGTGGTTTACAAACACTACAAGAGCTTAAAATGGCTGAAGAACATAACCAGAGATTTGGAATGA
- a CDS encoding GNAT family N-acetyltransferase, whose protein sequence is MKVYNSTLVYIEKDGKYLMLHRNKKAGDINEGKWIGVGGKFEFGESPEDCMEREVFEETGLTPMGYYYCGIVTFVSEDLDKPENNETEYMHLFNVKDFEGELKNCDEGELVWIDKDKLLSLPHWKGDELFLSIIKNGNRQFFSMKLSYVNGKLIEAVYDTVPCFITERLILRPWHMEDVEDLFKYAKDPDIGLSAGWKPHKDVEESMEVIENVFMKPGVYAIVYKETNEVIGSIGLHAGSKKSRGLGSDENQAEIGYWIAKPYWGRGLIPEAAKELVDFGFLELGLNRIWIAYFDGNHKSKRVAEKLGFTYSHFAENVVVEALGETKKEHYMVLNKDEFDEAIKLKYRPLLAQRS, encoded by the coding sequence ATGAAGGTATATAATTCGACTCTTGTTTATATCGAAAAAGATGGTAAGTATCTTATGCTTCATCGCAATAAGAAGGCTGGCGATATAAATGAGGGCAAGTGGATTGGGGTTGGAGGTAAGTTTGAATTTGGGGAAAGTCCTGAGGACTGTATGGAAAGAGAGGTCTTTGAGGAAACGGGACTCACGCCTATGGGGTATTATTATTGCGGAATAGTTACCTTTGTGTCAGAAGATCTTGATAAGCCTGAAAACAATGAAACTGAGTACATGCACCTCTTCAATGTAAAGGACTTTGAAGGAGAGCTAAAGAACTGCGATGAAGGAGAACTGGTCTGGATTGATAAAGATAAGCTTCTTAGCCTTCCACACTGGAAGGGAGATGAGCTCTTTCTTTCGATAATTAAAAACGGAAACAGACAGTTCTTCTCTATGAAGCTCTCCTATGTAAATGGCAAGCTGATAGAGGCTGTGTATGATACCGTTCCCTGTTTCATCACGGAAAGGCTAATCCTTAGGCCATGGCACATGGAAGATGTAGAAGACTTATTCAAGTATGCCAAAGACCCTGATATAGGTCTGTCTGCGGGTTGGAAGCCTCATAAGGACGTTGAAGAGAGTATGGAAGTAATTGAAAACGTCTTTATGAAGCCGGGTGTCTACGCCATAGTCTATAAAGAAACCAATGAGGTGATAGGAAGCATAGGCCTGCACGCCGGAAGCAAGAAAAGCAGGGGGCTTGGCTCTGACGAGAATCAGGCAGAAATCGGCTACTGGATAGCCAAGCCTTATTGGGGAAGAGGGCTTATACCGGAGGCTGCAAAGGAGCTTGTGGATTTTGGCTTCCTGGAACTGGGACTAAACAGGATATGGATAGCCTACTTTGATGGCAACCACAAGTCAAAAAGGGTAGCTGAAAAGCTTGGCTTTACCTATAGCCATTTTGCTGAAAATGTAGTGGTAGAGGCTCTTGGAGAAACCAAAAAGGAGCACTACATGGTGCTAAACAAAGATGAGTTTGATGAGGCTATTAAGCTAAAATACCGTCCCCTTTTGGCGCAGAGGTCATAG